From the Bacillus tuaregi genome, one window contains:
- a CDS encoding VUT family protein: MRLIVYLVAIVLANVVTAKFAPLELGIFLIPMGSFLIGATFIFRDLVQNKYGKTKTYLFILLALILSAISSSLLGDTLWIVFASALSFAVSETTDTEIYSRLKLPMNLRVLYSGLIGGFLDSAIFVVVGLSPIGAGILPWNVIWMAVLGQVVVKTIMQFLGVLVLQLASVRKEVY; the protein is encoded by the coding sequence ATGAGATTAATAGTGTATTTAGTTGCAATTGTCCTAGCCAATGTGGTGACGGCTAAATTTGCCCCTCTAGAATTGGGTATTTTTCTCATTCCGATGGGATCCTTTCTTATTGGAGCGACCTTTATTTTTCGTGATTTAGTTCAAAATAAATATGGTAAAACGAAAACCTATCTATTTATTCTGCTAGCTTTAATTCTATCAGCGATTTCTTCTTCTTTACTTGGTGATACATTATGGATTGTATTTGCTAGTGCGTTGAGCTTTGCTGTCTCAGAAACCACTGATACGGAGATTTATTCAAGATTAAAGCTGCCAATGAATTTACGCGTCTTGTACAGCGGCTTAATTGGCGGATTTTTAGATTCAGCGATTTTTGTTGTCGTTGGATTGTCTCCCATCGGTGCGGGTATATTACCGTGGAATGTGATTTGGATGGCGGTATTGGGCCAAGTGGTCGTCAAAACCATTATGCAGTTCCTTGGGGTCCTAGTGCTGCAGTTGGCAAGTGTAAGAAAAGAAGTTTATTAA
- a CDS encoding MFS transporter — MENGKIWTRDYILLLTSNFLVAISFYLLMTSMAVFAIQQFKASESSAGFAASIFVIGALVARIFAGKYIDVIGRKKMLYSGLCLFLLSSITYLIVTSMEFLMIIRFIHGVAFGISTTVLITVSMEALPHDKRGEGTGYFSLSTASATAIGPFLALFLTNHFSYDSMFIFCIVFSALALVSTSLGTIAEIELTPEQKENMKKGFRLSDFYEKEALPISLLMFISGIAYSCIISFINSYAIEIQLTEAASYFFVVYAIFLLISRPIAGKLFDTKGENIVVYPSMVFFAISFLFIGFAKSGFILLLAGVFLAFGYGTLMSSMQTLAVKVSPPHRIALAISTFFICMDAGLGIGAYLIGLIVEQVGFHTTYIVLGITIFFLIPVYYLVHGKKASKEMSGQY, encoded by the coding sequence ATGGAAAACGGAAAAATTTGGACGAGGGATTATATACTTTTATTAACGTCCAATTTCTTGGTGGCAATAAGTTTCTACTTATTAATGACATCCATGGCTGTATTTGCTATCCAGCAGTTCAAAGCATCAGAAAGTAGTGCTGGATTTGCGGCAAGTATCTTTGTTATTGGGGCGCTCGTTGCCCGAATATTTGCCGGAAAATATATCGATGTAATAGGGCGTAAAAAAATGCTATATAGTGGATTATGCTTATTTTTACTATCATCGATAACCTATTTAATTGTCACAAGCATGGAATTTTTAATGATAATCCGATTTATTCATGGGGTTGCCTTCGGTATTTCAACAACGGTATTGATTACGGTTTCGATGGAGGCACTGCCACATGATAAACGAGGCGAGGGTACAGGTTATTTTTCTTTAAGCACCGCATCCGCAACAGCCATCGGACCCTTTTTAGCCTTATTTTTAACCAATCATTTTAGTTATGACAGTATGTTTATTTTTTGCATCGTCTTTAGTGCACTTGCATTGGTATCAACGTCATTAGGAACCATAGCAGAGATTGAATTAACGCCTGAACAAAAAGAGAACATGAAAAAGGGATTTAGATTGAGTGATTTCTATGAAAAGGAAGCTCTTCCGATTTCATTGCTCATGTTCATTAGCGGTATTGCCTATTCATGTATTATTTCATTTATTAATTCGTATGCCATTGAGATTCAGCTAACAGAAGCAGCATCTTATTTCTTTGTTGTTTATGCCATCTTTCTATTAATAAGTCGGCCCATTGCAGGAAAATTATTTGATACTAAAGGTGAAAATATCGTTGTTTATCCGTCAATGGTATTCTTTGCGATTAGCTTCTTATTCATTGGCTTTGCAAAGAGCGGGTTTATTCTTTTACTTGCAGGAGTGTTTTTAGCTTTTGGATACGGAACATTAATGTCTAGCATGCAAACACTTGCTGTAAAAGTATCACCGCCACATCGAATAGCCTTAGCCATTTCAACCTTTTTTATTTGCATGGATGCAGGGCTAGGAATCGGTGCTTATCTTATTGGTTTAATTGTCGAACAGGTCGGATTCCATACCACGTATATCGTTTTAGGAATTACGATTTTCTTTTTAATTCCTGTTTACTATTTAGTTCATGGTAAAAAAGCCAGTAAAGAAATGTCAGGACAGTACTGA
- the queF gene encoding preQ(1) synthase — protein sequence MSGRQKDELENITLLGNQGTKYLFDYSPEILEVFDNKHPNRDYFVKFNCPEFTSLCPITGQPDFATIYISYIPGEKMVESKSLKLYLFSFRNHGDFHEDCMNIIMNDLIELMDPKYIEVWGKFTPRGGISIDPYTNYGRPETKYEKMAEYRLMNHDLYPEKVDNR from the coding sequence ATGTCTGGACGTCAAAAAGATGAATTAGAGAATATTACATTATTAGGAAATCAAGGGACAAAATATTTATTTGATTATTCTCCTGAGATATTAGAGGTTTTTGATAATAAACATCCGAATCGGGACTATTTTGTCAAATTTAATTGTCCTGAGTTTACGAGTCTTTGTCCAATTACAGGTCAGCCTGATTTTGCAACGATTTATATTAGCTACATCCCTGGCGAAAAAATGGTCGAAAGTAAATCACTCAAGCTATACTTATTTAGCTTCCGGAATCATGGCGATTTTCATGAGGATTGCATGAATATTATTATGAATGACCTAATCGAGTTAATGGACCCAAAATATATTGAAGTTTGGGGTAAATTTACGCCAAGGGGTGGCATCTCCATTGACCCTTACACAAACTACGGACGACCAGAAACAAAGTATGAAAAAATGGCGGAATATCGCTTGATGAATCATGATTTATATCCTGAAAAAGTGGATAATCGATAA